Genomic window (Capricornis sumatraensis isolate serow.1 chromosome 1, serow.2, whole genome shotgun sequence):
TTTAACTAATAGAATACAAacgaaagaaaataaagtcaaggTTGAATGAATTGATATAAATATAGACAGATACCAAAATTTTTAGTATGTGGTAATGCTAGACATTtcaggaagtataagatcctggAACATTCACAGTCCCCCTTGAGGTAAGTACTTTATAATCCCcatgcttttttgtgtgtggacaCCAAGACTTGGAGAAATTAAGTGACCTGCCTGATGTCACTCAGTTGCTAAATGATAAAAGCAGATTTGAGCCCAGCTTAATGCTATTTTAACTACATCATGACTGCTCCCTCTGGGTTTAAATTGGactaaaaattcaattttaaaaatggattaattGGCCAATGGGACATACTTATTTAAAATAGATTCCATATTATTCCAATAAAACCGTGGAGTTGATTTCTGTAGAAACCCTCGAGAATGTATTTCTCCAAATGATCTGTCACTTCTTTGGCACTTCATTCAGAAACCACTTATTCTCTCCTGACAATTTTCACTATTAATAAAATCCCATTGCTTCACTGCATGAGTGATATATGAAAAGAATCACTCAGAGGTGATGAGGCATCAGGGTTATTAGAAACTCAGTGGACCTGAACTTAACTCAGGCACAACTACCAAGAAGTACCCCAGAAACCTGCTAGTAAAGTCACCTGTGGTGCTGGTGTATTAATTATCGAAAGCAGAGTAGTGATCAAACTTCGCTGAGCTTAGGAGTCCCTTGCATGTTTCTCAGCTCAAGTCCCAGAGACTTTTGATTCAtctgtatgttttaaaaagttgattGTACTAATTACCTCTGGGTAAGAACAACTGCTCACAGAGGTTTTTATAGTTCTCTCTCAGATACACCAAAGGGTTGGCCAGTTTAAAgtgtaatttaaagaaaatgccacttttccttttcaggtggctcaataaaaatactgctggtattTTGCACTTCTTTAGAACCATCATGACCATATATTTGTAGCTTTAACCTTGATAGACTTCACACTAACAGAATTTGTACGGTTGGAAAGGTTCCTTCTCAGTGACATACTCAGTCTTTCTTAGTGACTTCCAAATACAACACCACCTGTACATTTCTAATTCTGAGCGGTGTCTTCTGAGCTCTGTCAAGTTCAGGTTTGTCTCTTTTATGAAATGCCAGGAAACATGCATAAGGAAAACgactatttttttattcttagcCATGAACATGACAGCTTTGTGAGCCACCTAAGTCATATGTTGAGTACTTTGTTCTTTATGTATATCATTAAGGCAGATCCAGCCTTCTGGACTACAGTATCATAAGCGGTAGAGAAAGAGGTACCTACCCTATGAAATGGAAATGAGGTTATCTGGTAGATACATAAGTTGACTGGCAGATTATGCGATTCAGGAAAAGTAAAAACTTAGGTGtgccttaatatttattttgataaattgTCATTTTTAGCTTTTGGTTTTCTATGTGTTGTTATTTACAGGTGTAAAATACTAGACAGACATTTGGTGATACTGTCCAAGAAACATCTTGAGACCAAATTTTTGAAACTGAATGTGGAAAAAGCACCTTTCCTTTGTGAGAGACTGCGTATCAAAGTCATTCCCACACTAGCACTGGTGAAAGATGGAAAAACACAGGATTTTGTTGTTGGATTTTCTGACCTAGGAAATACAGATGACTTCACCACAGAGACCTTAGAGTGGAGGCTGGGGTGTTCTGATATTCTCAATTACAGGTAACTTGCAGCAAACcagcaatttattttaattccCATATTCAGTTGGAAGTTTTTAGGTAATATttatgttcagtttagttcagttcagtcactcagttgtgtccaactctttgcacagCACACCAgatctccctatccatcaccaactcccggagttcactcagactcacgtccatcgataaagccatccagccatctcatcctctgttgtccccttctcctgcccccaatccctcccagcatcagagtcttttccaatgagtcaactcttcacatgagttggccaaagtactggagtttcagctttagcatcattccttccaaagaaatcccagggcttatctcctttagaatggactggttggatctccttgcagtccaagggactctcaagagtcttctccaacaccacagttcgaaagcatcagttttcagcactcagttttttcacagtccaactctcacatccatacatgaccaatggaaaaatcatagccttgactagatggacctttgttggcaaagtaatgtctccactttttaatatgctatctaggttggtcataaccttccatccaaggagtaagcatcttttaatttaatgactgtagtcaccatctgcagtcattttggagccccccaaaataaagtctgacactgtttccactgtttccccatctatttcccatgaagtgatgggaccggatgctgtgatcttcgttttcttaatgttgagctttaagccaactttttcactctcctctttcactttcatcaagaggctttttagttcctcttcactttctgccataagggtggtgtcatctgcatatctgaggttattgatatttctcctggcaatcttgattccagcttgtgcttcctccagaccagcgtttctcatgatgtactctgcatataagttaaataagcagggtgacagtatacagccttgacgttctccttttcctgtttggaaccagtctgttgttccatgtccagttctaactgctgcttcttgacctgcatataggtttctcaagaggcaggtcaggtggtctggtattcccatctctttcagaattttctacagtttattgtgatctacacagttaaaggctttggcatagtcactaaagcagaaatagatgtttttctgaaactctcttgcttttttgatggtccagcggatgttggcagtttgatctctggttcctctgcgttttctaaaaccagcttgaacatctggaagttcacggttcacgtattgctgaagcctggcttggagaatttagagcattactttactagtgtgtgagatgagtgcaattgtgtggtagtttcagcattctttggcattgcctttctttgggattggaatggaaactgaccttttccagtcctgtggccactgctgagttttccaaatttgctggcatattgagtgcagcactttcacagcatcatctttcagaatttgaaatagctcaactggaattccatcatctccactagctttgttcctagtgatgctttctgaggcccacttgacttcacattccaggatgtctggctctaggtgagtgatcacactgtcatgattatctgggtcatgaagatcttttttgtatagttcttttgtgtatttttgtcacctcttattaatatcttctgcttctgttaagtccataccatttctgtcctttattttcataaaataaatatattattattcatttttatggtaatattttatggaaataaatatttccataagcTTTATCTTGAACCTGGGGATGAAGAAAAACTGCCACAAAGGAAAAGCTTATCTCTTAAAGTGTACCTTAGTATGATCTTACAGCAAAATCATAGTTCCAAATAAAGTTGATCTTGGGTTTTAGAGTCCACCTAACTCTAAAAGTTTTCAAACAGATCCTATGAAATCTAATTCAGTATTCATCTGGAAACCCAGGATGACACTCGAGAAGAATTGACTCCTTCCTGCTTTAACCCAGATTACTCAAATTGATAATGACTTATTTTCAAACATTAGATTTTTAATGTAGTTACTCCTGTATCACTTGTCGACTCTGGTAAACTACATAACATCTCATTTCTCTGTTTAGCTTAAATTACTTATCTATAAAGAACAATCTCAGTAGAAAATGATCTAAAATCCAGCTTCCATTTTCCACTCATCTCTTTGTTCACTTCACCAGACAGTTTATCTAATTTCGCAGATTAGAGCACATcttatgtatctgttttttatCTTCAAAAATAATAGGTTAAATTTTCCAGTTATTCCAGTCAGAATACCTTTCAATAAGTAGAAAATTCcctcatctttttattttccttcctcctttttctgTGAATCTCTCCTACATGAGTATAAGTCATTCCTATATTGTAGAAATTGATTTTGAAGTTCAGGTTTTGTCTTCTTAAGTAAAACGTTAATATTAAATCGTGATTTCCAATTTTAAATAAGTTGGAAACTAGTGCAAAGAATTCTCATATATCATTCACCCGTATCTGtcaattttcaatattttatatttgctttatcaTTCTGTTTTGGGGTATATATAAACTTTTTTCAGAACCATCTGACTGAATATTGTAGCTGTATTGTCCCTTTACTCCTAAATATTTCTGTTTGCATTTCCTAAGAACAGGGACATTCTTACACATCCacagtaaaaattattaaaatacaaaatacatagTTTACAGACCTTATTCAAAGTCCATCATTGTCCCAATAATATCCTCCATACTAAAGAAATGAGTCCCGAGTACTTACTGTgcatttatagtttcctttaacCTACAGCAATGTGTTCCCCTCGTTTTCCAATAGTTTAACAATTTTGACCAGTACAACTAGTTATTTCATAGAGCGTCTCCCAGTTTGGGTTCACCTAATGTTTCACAGTAAGATTTTGGGTTTTGCATATTTTCCCCAGGTGTAATATGGAAGTGatgtgttcttctttctcagtgtACCGTATCGGGAGACATAGGGTGGTTTGTCTCATTGCTGGCAGTCTTATCTGAGCACTGGCTCATCAGTTGTCTACCAAGCTAACTGGTAATTTAAGGAAGACCTTCTGCAGACCCCACATTcgtttactttttcatttatttgtattagAATGGGCTATggattattttattcaatggGATATATTATGGagtattactgttattatttacTTTGAAGCTCAGATTGCCTCACATTTGCCCTGTGAGAGCCTTGCATTCTGGCTTTTGTGTGTTCTTGACACGTCCCCGTAATCCTTTGAGCACTTTCTTTCTGGTGCAGGTAAGATCTTTTAGGGGGACCTGTGTTGTATTCTCCATAGGAATTGACTTTATCTCTAAGAAGCCATGATTCCCTTTGGTGGCAAATGATATTTCAAAACCAAGATCTTATTTTTCAGGTATCATGAAAAGCATTCTATACTAATTTAGGGTTAATGATAATGAGTTCCATGAGTTTATTGTCTATAGTGATGTAAACATTAAAAGATGTTAAATAGGATCAAACTGGTCGTAACAGGCTATCAAAAATAGTGTCATTTTCCTGTGTCATTTTCACAGGGATAGGAGTCTAATACAGATTCAGCATACCCAAAACATGACAATAACTGATTTCCTTGTATGGTTTTCAATCAGAGATTTTGTTGGTACATTCCATGAAATGCTAATCAGTAATtaatgataagaaaataaaatgctagTCAGAAGCATTTAGTAGTACAAAGTAAGGTTTAAAACTGTGAATTTTCATTATTAACTATTAACTATCAGTATTAATTTTTGGTACCCCTTCCTCAACACTAgcattataaagaaaattttaccCTGTTCCATGTGTTCCAGTGAGGATAGATTTTTGTGTAGTTTAATATACCAGCTGTACTAAATCATAGAGAATTAAgtgtttttcatatttgtttctttttagtggAAATTTAATGGAGCCACCATTTCAGAGCCAAAAGAAATTTGGAACAAACTTTACAAAGCTGGAAAAGAAAACTATTCGAGGAAAGAAATATGATTCAGACTCTGATGATGATTAGAAATTAGTTATAATTCTTTgtaaattgtctttttatttatcctTACTTCACAATTAGATGTGTTTTCTAAACTCTATTGATTTCAGTATATTCATCTCCTGATGGTCACATTCTAGAGTTTTATGCAGTGGCATCATAGTGAAAAACATCCTTAATATTTTCTATGTGGAGCTTGTGTTTAAGTAGAGGAAAACTTCTGAGTTCTAAAATGATCTGAGGAGAGTCTGGATTCTCTATTTTTGAGATTGGTTTTATCACAATGATTCTTACGTTTTTATACCATTCACAATTGTGTTTTTAATCTACTGGATTGAAAATAGAAATTCAGCACACTATTCCAGGACTAATTCTTACGCAGcattatttactttataaagaGGTCAAGTAACATTTACTGGTGTAACAGATAGCACTGGTAAATGAATTAGAAACACTCTTCACTTCTGGAATATATTTAAGTAATGATTAAAGAACTGTTTATTTATTCTGTAAGCTGCATGGTGGTGTTGAATCAACTGATGGCATCAGAAAGCTTTTTCAGGTTGTGAACATACTGCCTTATTTAAAGAGTCCTGATTGCTTATATTTTAAGATGTGCGTTAAAAAATCAAGAAGCACTTTGGGAATGGCAGCATGATCTACAGACCCATCAGTGAAACAACCGTAACtggtaaatatttttctaaaaattaaagtctCTGGAAATTGTCATAAGAGCATACAGCAAACAAAAATACTTATTCAAGAAAATACTCAGTCTTGGGAAGAATAGTGAGTCTCTGTGGTACTTGAACCATGATCCTACTAAAACTCACACAAGAAATAGACAATCTGAATAGGCCTCTTTTATATAATCAACAGCTACTAACTTTCTAAAACAAAGCACCAGACCCATGTgggttcactggtgaattctagtGAACATTAATTAATGAAGAGGTTTTATAAATTCTCTACATTCCCTTTCAAAAGATGGAAGCAGAAAGAGTTAGGTCTCGTTCCTAACTCATGAGACCAGCTTTACTCTAATGGCAAAAACAAAGACATCTGTCTTGAACAGAAGCAAAGATCCTTAAAATATTAGCAGATCAGTCCAACAGTATATAAAAAACAACCAGGCACCACAACCAAATGAGATTTATCCCAGGTATGCAAAGCTGTTTCAATACTTGAAAAATCAATTAACGTAGTCACTGTCTAAAAAATTAGAATCACATAACCTTatcagtgacttccctggtggctcagacagtaaagcgggAGActttgcttacaatgcaggagacctgggtttgatccctgggtcaggaagatcctctggagaaggaaatggcaacccactcc
Coding sequences:
- the TXNDC9 gene encoding thioredoxin domain-containing protein 9; its protein translation is MEANASVDMFSKVLENQLLQTTKLVEEHLDSEIQKLDQMDEDELERLKEKRLEALKKAQQQKQEWLSKGHGEYREIPSERDFFQEVKESKKVVCHFYRDSTFRCKILDRHLVILSKKHLETKFLKLNVEKAPFLCERLRIKVIPTLALVKDGKTQDFVVGFSDLGNTDDFTTETLEWRLGCSDILNYSGNLMEPPFQSQKKFGTNFTKLEKKTIRGKKYDSDSDDD